A window of Pedobacter lusitanus contains these coding sequences:
- a CDS encoding SDR family NAD(P)-dependent oxidoreductase produces MFSLEGKIAIITGGGSGIGKAISILFAKQGADVHIIELNAGAAEQTVTEIKKNNGKAHIHSCDVSNQNQVLDVFSQIGAVDILVNNAGIAHIGKADTTSEADFDNVFAVNVKGAYNTLFAAIPFLKQSKSPAILNMASIAAVVGIADRFAYSMSKGAIYAMTMSVARDYLEDGIRCNSISPARVHTPFVDGFISKNYAGQEDEIFTKLSKSQPIGRMGKPEEVAALALYLCAEESGFITGNDYPIDGGFIKLNN; encoded by the coding sequence ATGTTTAGTTTAGAAGGAAAAATAGCCATAATTACCGGTGGAGGAAGTGGTATAGGAAAAGCTATTTCTATATTATTTGCCAAACAAGGTGCAGATGTACATATTATCGAACTTAATGCCGGGGCGGCTGAGCAAACAGTGACTGAGATTAAGAAGAACAATGGCAAAGCTCACATTCATAGTTGTGATGTAAGTAATCAGAACCAGGTTCTGGATGTGTTTTCTCAGATCGGAGCGGTGGATATTTTAGTAAATAATGCCGGAATTGCCCATATAGGTAAAGCAGATACAACCAGTGAAGCAGATTTCGACAATGTATTTGCTGTGAATGTTAAAGGAGCTTATAACACTTTGTTTGCAGCTATTCCTTTTTTGAAGCAAAGTAAGAGTCCGGCGATTTTAAATATGGCATCCATAGCGGCTGTAGTAGGTATAGCAGACAGGTTTGCCTATTCCATGAGCAAGGGCGCAATTTATGCCATGACTATGTCAGTTGCCCGTGATTATCTCGAAGATGGTATTCGTTGCAACAGTATATCTCCTGCAAGAGTTCATACACCTTTTGTAGATGGGTTTATTTCAAAAAACTATGCAGGACAGGAGGATGAGATTTTTACTAAACTCTCTAAAAGTCAGCCAATCGGAAGAATGGGGAAACCAGAAGAAGTAGCAGCACTGGCCTTATATCTTTGCGCAGAAGAATCAGGATTTATAACAGGAAATGATTATCCGATTGATGGAGGATTTATAAAACTTAACAACTAA
- a CDS encoding UxaA family hydrolase, with protein sequence MALTETTCFIQIHPLDNVLVALVDLPAGFKVRFNALNFDIIAPIAAKHKFTMHDLSEGNSIFMYGVLVGKASEAIPAGHAITVDNVKHAADGYQLGERKTEWQKPDVEAFRDKTFMGFHRADGSVGTANYWIVIPLVFCENRNVEVLKEALTGKLGFKKAKSYENEVDGLIALYQTGKSIEDILQADLQHSASVAPADKLFPNIDGIKFLNHDMGCGGTRMDSDSLCGLLAGYITHPNVAGATVLSLGCQHAQISILEAEIKKRDPEFSKPLVVLEQQKLGTESRLLQEALKQTFTGLIVANQEERAPAPLSKLCIGLECGGSDGFSGISANPALGHLSDLLVTLGGSVILAEFPELCGVEQELSDRCVDIETANRFMGLMSTYNALAEATGSGFYANPSPGNIKDGLITDAIKSAGAAKKGGNSPVTAVLDYPDKVTKPGLNLLCTPGSDVESTTAEVGSGANIVLFTTGLGTPTGNPVAPVIKISTNTTLFNKMPDIIDINCGTIIEGTESIEEAGERILNYVIDVASGHVKPKSVELGQDDFIPWKRGVSL encoded by the coding sequence ATGGCATTAACAGAAACAACCTGCTTTATACAAATCCATCCGCTGGATAATGTATTGGTAGCCCTGGTAGATTTACCCGCAGGGTTTAAAGTGAGGTTTAATGCACTGAATTTTGATATAATCGCACCGATAGCCGCCAAGCACAAATTTACCATGCATGATCTGTCTGAAGGGAACAGTATTTTCATGTATGGAGTGCTGGTGGGTAAAGCAAGTGAAGCTATTCCTGCCGGGCATGCAATAACCGTGGATAACGTAAAACATGCAGCCGATGGTTATCAGCTGGGAGAAAGAAAAACTGAATGGCAAAAGCCAGATGTGGAAGCTTTCAGAGATAAAACCTTTATGGGGTTTCACCGGGCAGACGGCTCTGTAGGAACCGCCAACTACTGGATTGTAATTCCTCTGGTATTTTGTGAAAACAGGAATGTAGAAGTTCTTAAAGAAGCACTTACCGGGAAGCTTGGTTTTAAAAAGGCTAAAAGCTATGAAAATGAAGTAGATGGTCTGATTGCTTTATATCAGACAGGTAAAAGTATAGAAGATATACTGCAGGCAGATTTGCAGCATTCAGCTTCTGTAGCTCCTGCAGATAAATTATTTCCAAATATAGACGGCATTAAGTTTTTAAACCATGATATGGGCTGCGGAGGGACGCGGATGGACTCAGATAGTCTTTGCGGTTTACTGGCAGGATATATTACCCATCCCAATGTGGCGGGAGCAACTGTTTTAAGTTTAGGCTGTCAGCATGCACAAATAAGTATCCTGGAAGCAGAAATTAAAAAAAGAGATCCTGAATTCAGTAAACCCCTGGTCGTTTTAGAACAGCAAAAACTGGGAACCGAGAGCAGACTATTGCAGGAGGCCCTGAAGCAAACCTTTACCGGTCTGATTGTGGCTAATCAGGAAGAAAGAGCACCAGCGCCCTTATCTAAACTTTGTATTGGTCTGGAATGCGGCGGTTCTGATGGGTTTTCAGGAATTTCAGCTAATCCGGCATTGGGTCATCTCTCAGATTTGCTGGTCACTTTAGGCGGTAGCGTTATTCTGGCTGAATTTCCAGAATTATGTGGTGTTGAGCAGGAATTAAGTGATCGCTGTGTAGATATAGAAACTGCTAACCGTTTTATGGGGCTGATGAGTACCTATAATGCACTTGCAGAAGCAACAGGCTCAGGTTTTTATGCAAACCCTTCACCAGGAAATATCAAAGACGGTTTGATTACCGATGCTATAAAATCAGCAGGTGCAGCAAAAAAAGGAGGTAACTCTCCTGTCACAGCAGTGCTGGATTATCCGGATAAGGTGACAAAACCAGGTCTGAATTTATTATGTACACCCGGCAGTGATGTAGAAAGTACTACTGCCGAAGTAGGGTCGGGAGCCAACATTGTGCTCTTTACCACCGGGCTGGGTACACCAACAGGAAATCCGGTTGCACCAGTAATCAAGATCTCTACTAATACAACCTTATTCAATAAAATGCCAGATATTATCGATATTAACTGCGGTACTATCATTGAAGGAACAGAAAGTATAGAAGAAGCCGGCGAAAGGATTTTGAATTATGTTATTGATGTGGCAAGCGGTCACGTTAAGCCAAAATCAGTAGAATTAGGACAGGATGATTTTATTCCATGGAAAAGAGGAGTTTCATTATAA